The Streptomyces sp. NBC_01775 genome includes a region encoding these proteins:
- a CDS encoding alpha/beta fold hydrolase encodes MPFATAADGTALYYEVHGAGPPLLLLSGQSNNHRWWDPVRADFAAEFTTVVMDHRGTGASGRPDTDTYSTPAFARDALAVLDDAGIARAHVYGTSMGGRIAQWLAADRPERVDRLVLGCTSPGAPHGIERGPEVRRALVQPDPEAARQALLDLMYTPAYSARHPGPFHTLGDPSMPGYARRRHLRASAEHDAWEALPRITAPTLVVHGTDDAFNPTANAPLLAGRVPEAELRLIPGARHAYFEEFAHLATPLVLGFLHGRFLPPSWC; translated from the coding sequence ATGCCCTTTGCGACGGCGGCTGACGGGACCGCGCTGTATTACGAGGTTCATGGCGCAGGGCCCCCGCTGCTGCTGCTGAGCGGGCAGTCCAACAACCACCGCTGGTGGGACCCGGTGCGGGCGGACTTCGCCGCGGAGTTCACCACCGTCGTCATGGACCACCGGGGGACGGGCGCGAGCGGCCGGCCCGACACCGACACCTACAGCACCCCCGCCTTCGCACGCGACGCGCTCGCCGTCCTGGACGACGCGGGGATCGCGCGGGCCCACGTCTACGGGACGTCGATGGGCGGCCGGATCGCCCAGTGGCTCGCCGCCGACCGGCCCGAGCGCGTCGACCGGCTCGTGCTGGGCTGCACCTCACCGGGCGCGCCGCACGGCATCGAGCGCGGCCCCGAGGTGCGGCGGGCACTCGTACAGCCCGACCCGGAGGCGGCGCGGCAAGCGCTGCTCGACCTGATGTACACCCCCGCGTACTCGGCCCGGCACCCCGGCCCCTTCCACACGCTGGGCGACCCGTCGATGCCGGGGTACGCGCGGCGCCGCCATCTGCGGGCGAGCGCGGAGCACGACGCGTGGGAGGCGCTGCCCCGCATCACGGCGCCCACGCTCGTGGTGCACGGCACGGACGACGCGTTCAACCCGACGGCGAACGCGCCGCTGCTGGCCGGGCGGGTGCCCGAGGCCGAGCTGCGCCTGATCCCCGGCGCCCGGCACGCGTACTTCGAGGAGTTCGCCCACCTCGCCACCCCCCTCGTCCTCGGCTTCCTGCACGGCCGGTTCCTGCCTCCTTCTTGGTGCTGA
- a CDS encoding aldo/keto reductase codes for MEYRQLGASGLKVPALSLGTGTFGGRGAFFGAWGDTDAVEARRLVDIALDAGITMFDSADVYSGGASEEVLGQAIKGRRDQVILSTKAGLPMGDGPGDHGTSRARLIKATEDALRRLGTDHLDLFQLHGYDAATPVEEVLATLDQLVREGKVRYTGVSNFSGWQLMKSLSTAEKYGHPRYVAHQVYYSLIGRDYEWELMPLGLDQGVGAVVWSPLGWGRLTGKIRRGRPLPERSRLHETAAAGPPVEDELLHRVVDALDEIAEETGRTVPQVALNWLLRRPSVSSVIVGARNEEQLRQNIGAVGWSLTPEQVAKLDAASAKDAPYPYFPYQRQEGFARLNPAPVDLTPPRAA; via the coding sequence ATGGAATACCGTCAGCTGGGCGCCTCAGGGCTGAAGGTGCCGGCGTTGAGCCTCGGCACCGGGACCTTCGGCGGGCGGGGGGCGTTCTTCGGGGCGTGGGGCGACACCGACGCCGTCGAGGCCCGCCGCCTCGTCGACATCGCGCTGGACGCGGGCATCACGATGTTCGACAGCGCCGACGTCTACTCGGGCGGCGCCTCCGAGGAGGTGCTCGGCCAGGCCATCAAGGGCCGCCGGGACCAGGTGATCCTCTCCACCAAGGCCGGGCTGCCCATGGGGGACGGGCCCGGCGACCACGGCACCTCCCGCGCCCGCCTCATCAAGGCCACCGAAGACGCGCTGCGCCGCCTCGGTACCGACCACCTCGACCTCTTCCAGCTCCACGGCTACGACGCCGCCACCCCCGTCGAAGAGGTCCTCGCCACGCTCGACCAGCTCGTCCGCGAGGGGAAGGTCCGCTACACCGGCGTCTCCAACTTCTCCGGCTGGCAGCTGATGAAGTCGCTGTCCACCGCCGAGAAGTACGGCCACCCCCGCTACGTCGCCCATCAGGTCTACTACTCCCTCATCGGCCGCGACTACGAGTGGGAGCTGATGCCGCTCGGGCTCGACCAGGGTGTCGGTGCCGTCGTCTGGAGCCCGTTGGGCTGGGGCCGGCTCACCGGGAAGATCCGGCGCGGCCGGCCGCTGCCCGAGCGCAGCCGCCTGCACGAGACGGCCGCCGCCGGACCGCCCGTCGAGGACGAGCTGCTCCACCGCGTCGTGGACGCGCTGGACGAGATCGCGGAGGAGACCGGCAGGACCGTCCCGCAGGTGGCCCTCAACTGGCTGCTGCGGCGTCCCAGCGTCTCGTCGGTGATCGTCGGGGCCCGCAACGAGGAGCAGTTGCGCCAGAACATCGGCGCCGTCGGCTGGAGCCTCACCCCCGAGCAGGTCGCGAAGCTGGACGCGGCGAGCGCCAAGGACGCGCCATACCCCTACTTCCCCTACCAGCGGCAGGAGGGCTTCGCCCGCCTCAACCCGGCACCGGTAGACCTCACCCCGCCGAGGGCGGCGTAG